A single region of the Thermodesulfatator indicus DSM 15286 genome encodes:
- a CDS encoding HU family DNA-binding protein: MNKAELVNRMAEIADLPKVTAEKALNAFMEAVTEALKNGDKVTLVGFGTFTVVERAERMGRNPRTGEQIKIPARKVVKFKPGSKLEEAVG; encoded by the coding sequence GGCTGAAATTGCGGATTTGCCCAAGGTTACAGCTGAAAAGGCTTTAAATGCTTTTATGGAAGCGGTGACCGAAGCCCTTAAAAATGGAGACAAGGTTACCCTAGTAGGTTTTGGCACTTTCACCGTAGTAGAAAGGGCTGAAAGGATGGGCCGTAACCCCCGCACAGGTGAGCAGATTAAGATTCCTGCTCGCAAAGTCGTCAAGTTTAAGCCTGGTAGCAAATTAGAAGAAGCCGTAGGTTAA
- a CDS encoding ChaN family lipoprotein: MKNLFKKLQMLVVLFLFVLLVPGLCQAKSLLIPFVSLEASLKPEKNLIEGKAEIKTPPGQDVSLNLSGLKVKKFYINGKRISPPQKYINLSPSNSPQHLKIEFSARFTNLPNIISERAIVLTGNWFPSVEGLAHYDIKITLPKKFVAIAPSDEIKIKSGRKNTYHFVFKHPQERPPLVAGPYFTYQEKYKKLTLAVYLFEKNANLAQAYLNQIKKTINEYESLIGPYPYRRFAVVENIFQTGYAFPTFTLIGSRLLPLPFIRETSLPHEILHNWFGCGVYVDWSKGNWSEGLVTYLADHRLAEKKGEGALYRHRLLVNYQSYVTPERDFPLKMFIGRKDRASQAIGYGKGALFFHMLRQKLGDKAFFDGLKLFYQENLFKYASWEDIKKAFEKETNSNLHTFFSEWLERTGLPKLNLVKERVIPLKNDEYLVALRVTQEKPYYQLSVPVEVISEKETKSIQAKISGPQARLDVKIKGKPLKAVLDQNYDLARILTEPEFPPVLARLFGRKGFIVVPSQIILDRYKPLVSFLEKRGYILSPNFISPDEVTENIVYLDTIPEKYKNLFPQAEGNFYLLTVENPENPSQIIALAQTTSTQEIQRVLHKLEHLGRYQGICSNNGVLTTKIEPTFEKGIKVNLDFDVKGLALKELNSIESIARAVSLKKVIFLGERHDRYEQHLAQLEIIKWLHEHGRPIAIGLEMFQRPFQQALDDYIAGRIGEDEFLRQSEYFKRWGYNWKLYKPIIDYARENKIPLVALNAPKEITDKVAKEGIGALSPEEKAQVPEIDRQNLAYQEFLRFVFEHHENSSGKIKNFETFYEAQLVWDETMAQSIVNYLEKHPDKQMVVLVGSGHVVYGYGIPSRVARRGIKDYAIILLGPEEALNPAMADYVLFPEPKEAPFAAKLGVLIEEKPNGLLIKKVFPDTPAKKAGLKEGDVIIKADKQDINDLADLKAILAVKKPDDHVLITILRKGKAINIKVGPFKTKNKSEKLAK, encoded by the coding sequence ATGAAAAATCTATTCAAAAAACTTCAAATGCTCGTAGTTCTTTTTTTATTTGTGTTACTGGTTCCCGGCCTATGCCAGGCGAAATCCCTTTTAATTCCTTTTGTCTCACTTGAAGCCTCACTAAAACCTGAAAAAAATCTCATAGAGGGAAAGGCCGAAATTAAAACTCCCCCTGGCCAAGATGTGTCGCTTAATCTTTCGGGTTTAAAAGTTAAAAAATTTTATATAAACGGGAAACGTATCTCTCCGCCCCAAAAATATATAAATCTTTCTCCATCTAATTCGCCCCAGCACTTAAAAATTGAATTTTCAGCCAGATTTACGAATCTTCCCAATATTATTTCTGAAAGGGCTATTGTGCTTACCGGAAACTGGTTCCCGTCTGTAGAAGGCCTGGCCCACTACGATATAAAAATAACCTTACCCAAAAAGTTTGTAGCCATAGCTCCAAGTGACGAAATCAAAATAAAATCCGGCAGGAAAAATACTTATCATTTTGTTTTTAAACATCCTCAGGAAAGGCCACCCCTCGTGGCTGGCCCTTATTTTACCTACCAGGAAAAATATAAAAAGTTGACCCTTGCCGTTTATTTGTTTGAAAAAAACGCCAACCTGGCCCAGGCCTATCTTAACCAGATAAAAAAAACTATAAACGAATATGAATCCCTGATTGGCCCCTATCCTTACCGCCGCTTTGCCGTAGTAGAAAATATTTTTCAAACCGGCTACGCCTTCCCTACTTTTACCCTCATAGGCAGCCGCTTATTACCTTTGCCTTTTATCCGCGAGACATCGCTTCCCCACGAGATCCTTCATAACTGGTTTGGTTGCGGAGTTTATGTGGATTGGTCTAAAGGAAACTGGAGTGAAGGCCTGGTTACTTACCTGGCTGACCATCGCCTGGCGGAAAAGAAAGGAGAAGGTGCGTTATACAGACATCGCTTACTGGTTAATTATCAAAGCTATGTTACCCCTGAAAGAGATTTCCCCTTGAAAATGTTTATCGGCCGTAAAGACCGGGCCTCTCAGGCCATTGGGTACGGAAAGGGAGCGCTCTTTTTCCACATGCTTCGCCAAAAATTGGGAGACAAGGCCTTTTTTGATGGGCTAAAGCTTTTTTACCAGGAAAATCTCTTTAAATACGCCTCCTGGGAAGACATCAAAAAGGCCTTTGAAAAAGAAACCAATTCCAATCTGCATACTTTCTTCAGCGAATGGCTTGAGCGAACAGGCCTTCCCAAACTAAACCTTGTCAAAGAAAGGGTTATTCCCCTAAAAAATGACGAATATTTGGTGGCTTTGCGCGTAACCCAGGAAAAACCTTATTATCAGCTATCCGTGCCGGTGGAAGTGATTTCCGAAAAAGAAACAAAGTCCATACAAGCTAAAATTTCCGGCCCGCAAGCAAGGCTCGATGTAAAAATAAAAGGAAAACCCCTTAAGGCCGTGCTAGACCAAAATTATGATTTGGCCAGAATCCTGACTGAACCCGAATTTCCTCCGGTTTTGGCACGACTCTTCGGTAGAAAAGGCTTTATCGTTGTTCCTAGCCAAATAATTCTTGATCGCTACAAGCCGCTCGTCTCGTTTTTAGAAAAGCGAGGCTATATTTTAAGCCCTAACTTTATTTCTCCTGACGAAGTAACGGAAAACATTGTGTATCTGGATACTATTCCAGAGAAATATAAAAACCTTTTTCCCCAGGCCGAAGGCAATTTTTATTTGCTCACTGTAGAAAACCCGGAAAATCCGTCTCAGATTATTGCTCTTGCTCAAACCACGAGCACTCAGGAGATTCAACGAGTGCTTCACAAACTGGAACATCTTGGCCGCTATCAAGGAATTTGTTCTAATAACGGTGTTTTAACAACCAAAATAGAACCGACTTTTGAAAAAGGGATAAAAGTAAATTTAGACTTTGATGTAAAAGGATTGGCCTTGAAAGAACTCAATTCCATAGAAAGTATTGCCAGAGCTGTTTCTTTAAAAAAAGTCATCTTTTTAGGAGAACGGCACGATCGCTATGAACAGCACCTGGCTCAGCTGGAAATCATCAAATGGTTACACGAACACGGCCGTCCCATTGCCATAGGTTTGGAGATGTTCCAGCGCCCCTTCCAGCAAGCTCTTGACGACTACATTGCCGGACGCATAGGTGAAGATGAATTCTTGCGCCAGAGTGAATACTTCAAAAGATGGGGCTATAACTGGAAGCTATATAAGCCCATAATTGACTACGCCCGCGAAAATAAGATTCCGTTGGTAGCTTTAAACGCTCCCAAGGAAATAACGGATAAAGTAGCCAAAGAAGGCATAGGCGCCCTTTCTCCTGAAGAAAAGGCCCAGGTTCCCGAAATTGACCGCCAAAATCTAGCCTACCAAGAATTTTTGCGTTTTGTTTTTGAACATCATGAAAATAGCAGTGGTAAGATAAAAAATTTTGAGACGTTTTACGAAGCCCAGCTTGTGTGGGACGAAACCATGGCCCAGAGCATTGTCAATTATCTTGAGAAGCATCCCGATAAACAAATGGTTGTTCTGGTAGGAAGCGGCCATGTTGTTTACGGCTACGGAATTCCATCTCGTGTAGCCAGAAGAGGCATAAAAGATTACGCCATCATCCTTTTAGGGCCTGAAGAAGCCCTTAACCCAGCCATGGCCGATTACGTGCTCTTCCCTGAGCCCAAAGAGGCCCCTTTTGCGGCCAAACTTGGTGTCCTGATAGAAGAAAAGCCTAATGGCCTCCTCATCAAAAAAGTTTTTCCCGACACCCCAGCTAAAAAGGCAGGGCTAAAAGAAGGAGACGTTATCATAAAAGCTGATAAACAGGACATAAACGACCTAGCTGACCTAAAAGCCATACTGGCCGTAAAAAAACCTGATGACCATGTGCTCATAACAATTTTACGCAAAGGGAAAGCTATTAATATAAAAGTTGGGCCATTTAAGACTAAAAATAAAAGTGAAAAACTGGCAAAATAA
- a CDS encoding CoA-binding protein produces MENCKLPDYSNIPEEALQIVSETKTIALVGASPKEERPSHQVMKYLLEKGFKVIPVNPGQKEILGQKCYPSISAISEGEKVDTAIIFRRSDLVLPIVEEALSRGIKNIWLQEGIVNEEAQKLAHQKGARIVMNLCFKKVHLAGAS; encoded by the coding sequence ATGGAAAACTGCAAACTACCTGATTATTCAAATATTCCCGAAGAGGCTTTACAAATTGTTTCAGAAACTAAAACTATCGCTTTGGTAGGGGCCAGTCCTAAAGAAGAACGCCCGAGTCATCAGGTAATGAAATACCTTCTGGAAAAGGGATTCAAAGTCATCCCGGTAAATCCCGGCCAAAAAGAGATTCTCGGCCAAAAATGTTATCCTTCCATTTCGGCTATCTCTGAGGGAGAAAAAGTTGACACGGCCATTATTTTCCGAAGGTCTGACCTGGTTCTTCCTATTGTAGAGGAGGCCTTGTCTAGAGGGATAAAAAACATTTGGCTCCAGGAAGGCATTGTTAATGAAGAAGCCCAGAAGCTAGCCCATCAAAAAGGCGCCCGCATCGTCATGAACCTGTGTTTCAAGAAAGTCCATTTAGCGGGTGCTTCTTAA
- a CDS encoding PilW family protein, with protein MKTKHNKKGLTLVELLVAMIVSLLVIMAGTIFWIQQNKITAKVIDKTYAEQVVFQIAEIISSDLRKAGYGNPPDPIEYSNGILTIEYVDYEEPTCENETWNSTISSCNTTIKYKLEDYTLKRDLNGSGFQAMNDPQKIKINTFDITTNSTEKTVEFKIEAEAALGNFTITNKVYCRNWK; from the coding sequence ATGAAAACTAAACATAACAAAAAAGGCTTAACATTAGTAGAATTGTTAGTGGCTATGATAGTGTCACTTTTAGTCATTATGGCAGGGACTATATTCTGGATTCAGCAAAACAAAATTACCGCCAAAGTGATAGATAAAACCTATGCCGAACAGGTCGTATTCCAGATAGCCGAGATAATAAGTTCAGACTTAAGAAAGGCAGGATACGGGAACCCCCCTGATCCAATTGAATATAGTAATGGCATACTAACTATAGAGTATGTTGATTATGAAGAACCAACATGTGAGAATGAGACATGGAATAGTACCATTTCCAGTTGTAACACAACTATAAAATACAAACTAGAAGATTATACCTTAAAAAGAGATTTGAATGGAAGTGGCTTTCAAGCTATGAATGACCCTCAAAAAATAAAAATTAATACCTTTGATATAACAACAAATAGCACCGAAAAAACCGTTGAATTCAAAATTGAGGCTGAAGCAGCATTGGGGAATTTTACCATAACAAATAAAGTTTATTGCCGTAATTGGAAATAG
- a CDS encoding type II secretion system protein: protein MKGFTLVECLVAMVILIIIVAGLGPLMINNIRSAKINEIREETLYQCNKVLSHLISLKFDDSCLAIGIDKSCAVDTSLCCGDEAGNNNIKWKVTNGPVANTKEITVTGNFYYSNYMGQVTLKYIKGDWNEN, encoded by the coding sequence ATGAAAGGATTTACACTAGTAGAATGCTTAGTGGCCATGGTCATACTAATAATAATAGTAGCGGGTCTGGGACCGCTGATGATTAATAACATAAGATCAGCCAAAATTAATGAAATTAGAGAAGAAACACTATATCAGTGCAACAAAGTATTGTCACATTTGATATCACTTAAATTTGACGACTCATGTTTAGCAATTGGAATCGACAAATCGTGTGCAGTTGATACGAGCTTATGCTGTGGAGATGAAGCTGGAAACAACAATATAAAATGGAAAGTAACAAATGGCCCAGTAGCTAACACAAAAGAAATAACTGTCACCGGAAATTTTTATTACTCAAATTATATGGGACAAGTAACATTAAAGTATATAAAAGGTGACTGGAATGAAAACTAA
- a CDS encoding pilus assembly FimT family protein, with amino-acid sequence MSKLIHNKKIRYVGLTLVELVLVIAILAILASVAIPKINTWIKQAKTKKAAYQVLSDIQYVQSMALAKGESKITFNTNNYIAEVPIGTTLFTKILENGITISATFFSTSNELIFQRNKLPTSNGTIEISGYGVTYKILVNHITGRIRLEKIS; translated from the coding sequence ATGAGCAAACTAATACACAACAAAAAAATACGATATGTGGGCCTAACCTTAGTGGAACTAGTTCTAGTTATTGCTATTCTGGCGATACTGGCCAGTGTGGCCATTCCAAAAATCAATACATGGATAAAACAGGCCAAAACAAAAAAGGCCGCTTATCAAGTATTAAGTGATATTCAGTATGTCCAATCCATGGCTTTGGCTAAAGGAGAAAGTAAAATAACTTTTAATACTAATAATTATATAGCAGAAGTACCAATTGGAACCACTTTATTTACGAAAATATTAGAAAATGGAATAACTATATCGGCAACTTTTTTTTCAACTTCTAACGAATTAATATTTCAAAGAAATAAACTTCCAACTTCAAACGGCACCATAGAAATTTCAGGATACGGAGTAACCTATAAAATATTAGTTAATCATATAACTGGAAGAATTCGCCTGGAGAAAATATCATGA
- a CDS encoding asparagine synthetase B family protein, translating into MPGLVGVCSEREDIASQSILNKLVESLKHRQDYQIELIKYPPFWGSLILIKELAKPKKIIEDRDFIIFLDGELYNNQSQFNDAQYILTLFKQHKNFSFLSDVEGIFSFCLYDKASQKVYLAVDKFGLKSLYYAKLDKGFVFASELKAILRHPQVKKAIDWKTIGDLLFFSFATGDKTLIKGAKLLPQASVLGYSLKEDSLELSSYWDTLSVFTPKGEYQDIALNEIAEIFREGVHKRVKNRELLGISLSGGLDSRSILAALGGEAQGLPSYTLGLPSCEDERLSARMAQIAGTRHEFLPITEDSLRDFVSLAKTLVYYSDGFYFPHESTEKVALDYFKRAPFKILFRGHGGELAKASLAFPVQVDKQVLNSDSPLTLTEIFLRKANLVLPDIAPEKFFLIEDLKRLPARIKEESLSKISSLLENLSPGDVFLHFYLFEYMSRQVVSSLNIFRTQIEVRLPFTDEVFLKKLFSLPIEKRWEGEIHIEIVKTCMPALVKVPNSNTGAPLDAGKLRLWLTDKFNSLLKKLSVPGFRHYTEFDKWQRKYFREALEQILFDKKTLDRGIYEPRVLKEVFDAHITGKKNYARFLGTAAGLELWFREFLD; encoded by the coding sequence ATGCCAGGTCTAGTGGGAGTATGTTCAGAGCGAGAAGATATTGCCAGTCAATCTATTTTAAATAAGCTAGTAGAAAGTCTTAAACATCGCCAGGATTACCAGATAGAATTAATTAAATATCCTCCATTTTGGGGCTCATTAATTTTGATAAAAGAATTAGCAAAACCTAAGAAAATAATTGAAGACAGAGATTTTATTATTTTTTTAGACGGTGAACTTTACAATAATCAAAGCCAATTTAATGATGCTCAATATATTTTAACTCTTTTTAAACAACATAAAAATTTTTCTTTTTTGTCTGATGTGGAAGGCATATTTTCTTTCTGTTTATATGATAAGGCTTCCCAGAAAGTATATCTTGCTGTTGACAAATTTGGTTTAAAGTCTCTTTATTACGCTAAATTAGACAAAGGCTTTGTTTTTGCTTCTGAGTTAAAGGCTATTTTACGTCATCCTCAAGTAAAAAAGGCCATTGATTGGAAGACTATTGGCGACTTACTTTTTTTTAGTTTTGCCACCGGTGATAAAACCCTCATTAAAGGAGCTAAGCTTTTACCCCAGGCCTCGGTGTTAGGCTATTCTTTAAAAGAAGATTCTTTAGAACTGTCATCTTATTGGGATACCCTTTCTGTTTTCACTCCAAAAGGAGAATATCAAGATATTGCCCTAAACGAAATCGCCGAAATTTTTAGGGAAGGGGTGCACAAGCGTGTTAAAAATAGAGAGTTACTAGGTATCTCGCTTTCGGGGGGGCTTGATTCCAGAAGTATTTTGGCCGCCCTTGGCGGAGAAGCTCAGGGCTTACCCTCATATACCCTCGGGCTTCCCAGCTGTGAAGATGAGAGGCTTTCGGCCCGTATGGCCCAAATTGCCGGCACCAGGCACGAGTTTTTGCCCATCACCGAAGACAGTTTGCGAGATTTTGTGTCTCTTGCCAAAACCTTGGTTTACTACAGTGATGGTTTTTATTTTCCTCACGAGTCAACAGAAAAGGTAGCCCTTGATTACTTTAAAAGGGCTCCTTTTAAAATACTTTTTCGTGGCCACGGCGGAGAGCTCGCCAAGGCTTCCCTGGCCTTTCCGGTTCAGGTAGATAAGCAAGTCTTAAACTCTGATAGCCCTCTGACTTTAACCGAGATCTTTCTCCGCAAGGCTAATCTGGTTTTACCAGACATTGCGCCGGAAAAATTTTTCCTGATAGAAGATTTGAAGCGCTTACCAGCAAGAATTAAGGAAGAATCTCTTAGTAAAATATCAAGTCTTCTGGAAAATTTATCACCTGGAGATGTATTTTTGCATTTTTACTTGTTTGAATATATGAGTCGCCAAGTTGTTTCGTCCTTGAATATCTTCAGAACTCAAATAGAAGTGCGATTACCATTTACAGATGAGGTGTTTCTAAAAAAATTGTTCTCTCTTCCAATTGAAAAGCGCTGGGAAGGAGAAATTCACATAGAAATAGTCAAAACATGTATGCCCGCCTTGGTAAAAGTGCCCAATTCTAATACCGGAGCACCGCTTGATGCCGGGAAGCTGCGCCTTTGGCTTACCGACAAATTTAATTCCTTGCTAAAGAAACTAAGCGTGCCGGGTTTCAGGCACTACACTGAATTTGACAAGTGGCAACGTAAATATTTCCGCGAGGCTTTAGAACAAATACTATTTGATAAAAAGACTTTAGACCGAGGCATATATGAACCTCGCGTTCTTAAAGAAGTTTTTGACGCTCACATTACCGGGAAGAAAAATTACGCCCGGTTTTTGGGCACAGCGGCCGGGCTTGAACTCTGGTTCCGGGAATTTTTAGATTAA
- a CDS encoding UbiA prenyltransferase family protein produces the protein MKNFDFKAYIAIARPDHWFKNGFMVLGILLAFFIEPQLIKTNWYLKVLLGIIVACLVASSNYVINEILDAPKDALHPTKKNRPIPSGRVYLPLAYAEWLILAVIGLSIAYKINMAFFLSALWLWVMGFFYNVPPFRTKDIPYLDVLTEAINNPIRLFLGWFVLITNKIPPLSLVVAYWMAGAFFMAAKRFAEYRMIGDPERAAKYRKSFAHYTEERLLISIFYYAIFCAFFLGIFIVRYHLELLLCVPLLAGFFAYYLKIAFRDNSPVQRPEHLYRETGLMLYLGVCFTAFVFLLFVKIPVLYKLFKIIPYNINPLWEF, from the coding sequence ATGAAAAATTTTGATTTTAAGGCCTACATCGCCATTGCCCGGCCGGACCACTGGTTCAAAAACGGTTTTATGGTCCTGGGTATCTTATTGGCCTTCTTCATAGAACCTCAACTGATAAAAACAAACTGGTATTTGAAGGTGTTGCTAGGCATAATAGTGGCCTGCCTGGTAGCCTCAAGCAATTACGTCATTAACGAAATACTTGACGCTCCCAAAGATGCTTTACACCCGACGAAAAAAAATCGTCCCATTCCTTCGGGACGTGTTTATTTACCTTTGGCCTATGCCGAATGGCTTATCCTGGCCGTTATCGGTTTATCTATTGCCTATAAAATAAATATGGCCTTTTTCTTATCAGCCCTCTGGCTTTGGGTAATGGGTTTCTTTTATAATGTGCCACCTTTTCGCACCAAAGACATTCCCTATCTGGATGTTCTTACCGAGGCTATTAATAATCCAATTCGTCTATTCTTGGGCTGGTTTGTCTTAATTACCAATAAAATTCCACCTCTTTCTTTGGTAGTTGCCTATTGGATGGCCGGAGCCTTTTTTATGGCGGCTAAAAGATTTGCTGAATACCGCATGATTGGTGACCCTGAAAGGGCAGCCAAATATCGTAAGTCGTTTGCTCACTATACTGAAGAAAGGCTGCTTATCAGCATATTTTACTATGCCATTTTTTGTGCCTTCTTTTTAGGAATTTTTATTGTGCGTTATCACTTAGAGTTATTGTTATGTGTGCCGTTATTAGCCGGGTTTTTTGCCTATTATTTAAAAATTGCTTTTCGCGACAACAGCCCCGTCCAACGTCCTGAACATCTTTATCGTGAAACAGGGCTTATGCTTTATCTGGGGGTTTGTTTTACCGCTTTTGTTTTTTTACTTTTTGTAAAGATTCCAGTACTTTATAAGTTGTTTAAAATTATACCTTACAACATCAATCCATTATGGGAGTTTTAA
- a CDS encoding nucleotidyl transferase AbiEii/AbiGii toxin family protein, with the protein MKKLSKEQKIALELLAKSGVFKKFYLTGGTALTLKYDHRISEDLDLFTLPQFAEDNFPAEEIINEWSKWGEVETISKGTIQGRITEVLVSFFSYPYPLIKDLENLKLNNMLVSVSSDEDLIATKAIAIIQRGQKKDFFDFYFLLAKRKWNLADVVDFCQKKYISFKSVEKNLLKALTYFNDAEGQQVLINKKQVLTEKEWLKIKQYFENLVFMYSKNFAK; encoded by the coding sequence ATGAAGAAATTAAGCAAAGAACAAAAAATAGCTTTAGAACTTCTTGCGAAATCTGGCGTTTTTAAAAAGTTTTATTTAACAGGAGGTACTGCCCTTACACTAAAGTATGATCATCGTATATCCGAAGACTTAGATTTATTTACACTTCCTCAATTCGCTGAAGACAACTTCCCTGCAGAAGAAATTATCAACGAGTGGTCTAAGTGGGGTGAAGTAGAGACCATATCTAAAGGTACTATTCAGGGAAGAATTACTGAAGTTCTAGTAAGTTTTTTCTCATATCCCTATCCTTTAATAAAGGATTTAGAAAATTTAAAATTAAATAATATGTTAGTAAGTGTTTCTTCTGATGAAGACCTTATAGCTACCAAAGCTATTGCTATTATACAGCGCGGGCAAAAAAAAGACTTTTTTGATTTTTATTTTTTACTGGCAAAGCGTAAATGGAATTTGGCTGATGTGGTAGATTTTTGTCAGAAAAAATATATTTCTTTTAAGTCTGTGGAAAAAAATTTACTTAAAGCTTTAACCTATTTTAATGACGCTGAAGGACAACAAGTGTTAATTAACAAAAAACAAGTATTGACTGAAAAAGAATGGTTAAAAATAAAACAATATTTTGAAAACCTAGTTTTTATGTATAGTAAGAACTTTGCTAAATAA
- a CDS encoding putative glycoside hydrolase family 15 protein: MTRNDSPKIVICFVVPVILFFLITTSLAKAQSKFGFPETTNKIAIFADQLPSYMTEARARFAATHYVGSQKLTLGITKRLRKYNPKFVVLHYHLAIWQQQPKHQFIIDGKRWGNDWDFVNKHEDWFWHNEKGKRVRSKIDGKYLMNIMNPEFRKYWKKSIARQIIAGEYQGVFLDSASPALLPWETAWADPRLARKAACSRRFEELNGLTWCEAYEIFMADLTGFMEFLGFATLPNIGALFTTWDKTDYYTTASGAFMEHAFQTRNAKDWKMAMDRTLKLINRDKIVIFQSYLKRDADYKTRMYYLGCYLLIKGRYSYLNYFAKSIFSWYPEWDLKLGKPIEPVKSIKDLERGKNLYCRKYEKGEVCVNISRKDKVVNFKQPVFRVIPQGGGPVSKDGKIDGMLMFEKGQKFVLKPWEGLVVVYDERKTKKMELGSL; the protein is encoded by the coding sequence ATGACTCGCAATGACAGCCCTAAAATTGTTATCTGTTTTGTAGTCCCGGTAATATTGTTCTTTCTCATAACAACCAGCCTGGCCAAAGCCCAATCAAAGTTTGGCTTTCCGGAAACCACGAACAAAATAGCTATATTTGCTGACCAGCTTCCTTCTTACATGACAGAGGCTAGAGCACGTTTTGCCGCTACGCATTATGTAGGTAGCCAAAAACTTACTTTAGGCATTACTAAACGATTAAGAAAATACAATCCGAAGTTTGTCGTCCTCCATTATCATTTAGCCATCTGGCAACAACAACCAAAACACCAGTTCATTATTGACGGAAAACGATGGGGAAATGACTGGGATTTTGTGAACAAACACGAGGATTGGTTCTGGCACAACGAAAAAGGAAAAAGAGTCCGCTCTAAAATTGATGGCAAATACCTCATGAACATTATGAACCCCGAGTTTCGTAAATACTGGAAAAAGTCTATCGCTCGCCAGATAATAGCCGGGGAATACCAGGGAGTTTTTCTTGACTCTGCCTCACCGGCTCTACTGCCGTGGGAAACAGCCTGGGCGGATCCACGTTTGGCCAGAAAGGCTGCATGCTCCAGGCGATTTGAAGAATTAAACGGACTTACCTGGTGCGAAGCCTATGAAATTTTTATGGCTGATTTAACCGGGTTTATGGAGTTTTTGGGCTTTGCCACTTTGCCCAACATAGGTGCCCTTTTTACTACCTGGGATAAGACTGATTATTATACTACCGCCTCTGGTGCCTTCATGGAACATGCCTTTCAGACTAGAAACGCCAAAGACTGGAAGATGGCCATGGACCGCACCCTTAAACTTATTAATCGGGACAAAATTGTTATCTTCCAGTCATATCTTAAAAGAGATGCCGATTATAAAACGAGAATGTATTACTTAGGTTGTTATCTGCTTATAAAAGGCCGCTACAGTTATCTCAATTACTTCGCTAAAAGTATTTTCTCCTGGTATCCAGAATGGGATCTTAAGCTAGGTAAACCTATTGAGCCGGTTAAATCCATAAAAGATCTAGAAAGGGGAAAAAATTTATATTGCCGAAAGTATGAAAAAGGTGAAGTTTGTGTGAATATTTCCCGAAAAGATAAAGTAGTTAATTTTAAACAGCCGGTTTTTCGGGTAATACCTCAAGGGGGTGGGCCGGTCAGTAAAGACGGTAAGATTGACGGCATGTTAATGTTTGAAAAGGGCCAAAAATTCGTTTTAAAGCCGTGGGAAGGCCTGGTGGTTGTTTATGATGAACGAAAAACAAAAAAAATGGAACTGGGATCATTGTAA